In the genome of Botrytis cinerea B05.10 chromosome 13, complete sequence, one region contains:
- the Bcipt1 gene encoding Bcipt1, translating to MAGVVGAVGRFFLHIYRTLLNRHSFFGLLRHILINMTFILIWITTFKNAWRIDSSIRPLIDVNYLEALDRRVFGFSMFGLASQFTCSVIGILWMYTLTRKKISIIAGLPPLLLNILYALSHNLSEPLDVFAWLSYGVIHFISPFFAAFWLWLFAPPGVVSMFAWSFGIQNCLGIMTHLSFPSAAPWYGDQYGYPLPPGNYSMPGSAAGLVRVDKVLGTHIYANAFKASPLVFGAFPSLHGAFSCCCFFFVGRYSRKGTFILGFYVLWQWFSTMYLRHHWRIDLLGGLAYSAFAFSLFYRSLQKIDRAYATGVSGGNGWQRLWEGTRLQYWFDRRPAQQGYEVLLEDQEYNKEARGEDREIDSLGSSREDLEGAWVRDEGVTWTVRDTERRSR from the exons ATGGCGGGTGTCGTTGGCGCCGTTGGGCGTTTTTTCCTTCATATATACCGAACTCTACTCAACAG ACATTCATTTTTTGGTTTACTTAGACATATTTTAATCAACATGactttcattctcatttggATCACTACTTTCAAAAATG CATGGCGAATCGATTCCTCAATCCGGCCATTGATTGATGTTAATTACCTCGAAGCATTGGATAGAAGAgtttttggattttcaaTGTTCGGTCTTGCATCACAATTTACCTGTTCGGTAATTGGAATACTTTGGATGTATACACTTACACGAAAGAAGATATCGATAATAGCTGGATTacctccccttctcctcaaTATCCTCTACGCACTTTCCCACAACCTCTCCGAACCCCTTGATGTTTTCGCTTGGCTCTCATATGGTGTTATCCACTTCATCTCTCCCTTTTTCGCCGCATTCTGGCTCTGGCTATTTGCACCTCCCGGAGTTGTGTCAATGTTCGCATGGTCCTTTGGTATTCAAAACTGCCTAGGAATAATGACCCatctttccttcccctcAGCCGCTCCTTGGTATGGCGATCAATACGGCTATCCTCTCCCCCCTGGAAACTACAGCATGCCTGGTTCTGCAGCTGGCCTCGTGCGCGTCGACAAAGTTCTCGGAACCCACATCTACGCCAATGCATTCAAAGCTTCTCCCTTAGTTTTTGGCGCATTCCCTTCCTTGCACGGAGCATTCAGCTGCTgctgtttcttcttcgtaGGCCGCTACTCCAGAAAAGGAACCTTCATACTCGGTTTCTACGTCTTATGGCAATGGTTTTCGACAATGTATTTGCGTCACCATTGGCGGATAGATCTCTTAGGTGGACTCGCTTATAGTGCATTTGCTTTTTCGCTTTTCTACCGCAGTTTGCAGAAAATCGATAGGGCGTATGCCACGGGAGTTAGTGGGGGCAATGGCTGGCAAAGACTTTGGGAGGGAACCAGGTTGCAGTATTGGTTCGATAGGAGACCTGCGCAGCAAGGTTATGAGGTGCTCTTGGAAGACCaggaatataataaagaagcaaGGGGAGAGGATAGAGAAATCGACAGTCTGGGATCATCGCGAGAAGATTTGGAGGGTGCGTGGGTGAGGGATGAGGGGGTTACCTGGACGGTTAGAGATACGGAGAGGAGGTCGAGGTAG
- the Bcelc1 gene encoding Bcelc1 has product MAAAQPGQSKYVTLVSCDGFEYVVLREAACTSVAIKKMLDPSSGWEESQTGICRFSEISGVVLERVAEYFYYNYKYRNSENVPDMEIPAELCLELLMAADYLDT; this is encoded by the exons ATGGCCGCAGCACAACCAGGCCAGAGCAAATATGTAACGCTCGTATCTTGCGATGGATTTGAGTATGTCGTTTTGAGAGAAGCTGCCTGTACCAGTGTTGCGATTAAGAAGATGTTGGATCCATCCA GTGGTTGGGAAGAGTCTCAGACAGGAATCTGCCGTTTCTCAGAGATCAG TGGTGTCGTCCTTGAGAGAGTCGCCGAATACTTTTACTACAACTACAAGTATCGCAACTCGGAGAATGTGCCAGACATGGAAATTCCTGCAGAGTTGTGCCTAGAGCTATTGATGGCAGCCGATTACTTGGACA CATGA
- the Bcvps24 gene encoding Bcvps24: protein MESIRAVFFKPDPQVQVRKCNNLIRQNTRKLDRDIATLKAVENKTRNLIIAANKRAQRNPSQAKQAAQETRIFARELIRTRNTSRRLVTSKAQLQSVNMQVNEAFAVRKIEGSIKASVGIMKDVNSLVRLPELMGTMRELSQELVKAGIIEEMVGDMLPDQLEEEDEEAEEEVDKVLGEILQDRMSKVGATPNLPAAPVQEEVAAEEEDEDAEAMLNQMRGRLQALKS from the exons ATGGAGTCCATAAGAGCCGTGTTCTTCAAACCCGATCCTCAAGTTCAA GTCCGCAAATGTAACAATCTCATCCGCCAAAACACACGCAAACTCGACCGAGACATCGCTACCCTCAAAGCCGTCGAGAACAAGACCCGCAACCTCATCATCGCCGCCAACAAGCGCGCCCAACGCAACCCCTCTCAAGCCAAACAAGCCGCGCAAGAAACCCGCATTTTCGCGCGCGAATTAATCCGCACCCGAAATACCTCCCGCAGACTCGTCACGTCGAAGGCCCAATTGCAGAGTGTGAATATGCAAGTTAATGAAGCGTTTGCGGTGAGGAAAATCGAGGGCAGTATCAAGGCGAGTGTGGGTATCATGAAGGATGTCAATAGTTTGGTGCGATTACCGGAGTTGATGGGGACGATGAGGGAATTGAGTCAGGAATTGGTTAAGGCGGGGATTATTGAGGAGATGGTGGGTGATATGTTGCCTGATCagttggaagaggaggacGAAGAGGCGGAGGAAGAGGTTGATAAGGTTCTTGGAGAGATATTGCAGGATAGAATGTCCAAGGTGGGAGCGACGCCAAATTTGCCGGCAGCACCTGTACAAGAGGAAGTTGCTgcggaagaggaagacgaagatgctGAGGCTATGTTGAATCAGATGAGAGGAAGGTTACAAGCTTTGAAGAGTTAG
- the Bcsba1 gene encoding Bcsba1, whose translation MAETATPEVLWAQRSSQTEAEKNFIYLTISVPDVKEPKIDLKSQSLTYSGYSESLKRAYAVTLEFYAEIDESASKYNHTQKSSQFVLRKKELKEEFWPRLLKDAKKVHYLKTDFDKWVDEDEQDEAPEEDLSQMGGMGGMPGMGDMMGGAGGDFGGIDFSKLGGAGMPGMGGMGEDDEGEDEDDDEMPALEGEGEASEAPAAKITEVA comes from the exons ATGGCTGAAACTGCTACTCCTGAAG TTCTCTGGGCTCAAAGATCCAGCCAGACCGAAGCCGAAAAGAACTTCATCTACCTAACCATCAGCGTTCCCGACGTCAAAGAACCAAAGATCGACCTCAAGTCTCAGTCTCTTACATACTCTGGCTACTCCGAGTCTCTCAAGCGTGCATATGCAGTCACCTTGGAATTCTATGCAGAGATCGATGAGAGTGCTTCCAAGTACAACCATACCCAAAAGAGCTCTCAATTTGtcttgagaaagaaggagtTGAAGGAGGAGTTCTGGCCTAGATTATTGAAGGATGCCAAGAAGGTTCATTACTTAAAGACCGATTTCGATAAGTGggttgatgaggatgagcaAGATGAGGCTCCTGAGGAGGATTTGAGCCAGATGGGTGGCATGG GTGGAATGCCAGGTATGGGAGACATGATGGGAGGAGCCGGTGGAGATTTCGGCGGTATTGACTTCTCAAAACTCGGAGGAGCTGGCATGCCAGGAATGGGCGGAATGGGCGAGGATGACGagggtgaagatgaagacgatgatgaaatgCCAGCACTtgaaggagagggggaagCTTCCGAAGCGCCAGCTGCTAAGATCACCGAGGTCGCTTAG